A genomic segment from Microbulbifer elongatus encodes:
- a CDS encoding sulfotransferase family 2 domain-containing protein: protein MVELKVLGAIGRKVSGTFLFSDSEKRIQRPRIFFCHIPKCAGSSIVSAVRNKLYPNCANGTFEIEQAPSKRSARSVGKPMMELRENILAYNLALDRNYFGHGHSYCRPELVKEFLVDWDFVTILRDPVERWISEYVYNTFKEGDWAKNTMSLEQYLDSKKGLFTGRYLLHYFSNESRCSGFAPEQYVTEALDNLSRFSVVGTLDRLDQWSNDMIRRYGVTLKIPKKNASPRSEVAEEISSDSKLVKKIERLCKYDLEVYNRVLDRIY from the coding sequence ATGGTGGAGCTTAAAGTTTTGGGGGCGATAGGGAGAAAGGTTTCGGGGACTTTTCTTTTTTCTGATTCAGAAAAGCGGATTCAGCGTCCTAGGATTTTCTTCTGCCATATTCCCAAGTGCGCTGGGTCATCTATTGTGTCAGCTGTTCGGAATAAGCTGTACCCTAATTGCGCTAATGGTACGTTCGAAATTGAACAGGCTCCAAGTAAGCGGTCCGCAAGATCTGTCGGGAAACCGATGATGGAGCTTCGAGAGAATATTCTCGCTTACAATTTGGCGTTGGATAGAAATTATTTTGGTCACGGGCATAGTTATTGTCGTCCTGAATTGGTTAAAGAATTTCTTGTCGATTGGGACTTCGTTACGATTCTCAGAGATCCAGTGGAGCGCTGGATTTCAGAGTACGTGTACAATACCTTCAAGGAAGGTGATTGGGCAAAGAACACGATGAGTTTAGAGCAATATCTTGATTCGAAGAAGGGGCTTTTCACAGGAAGGTACCTTCTTCACTACTTTTCAAATGAGTCCCGGTGCTCTGGTTTTGCTCCGGAACAGTATGTCACTGAAGCTTTGGATAATTTGTCTCGTTTTAGTGTTGTCGGAACGCTGGATCGTCTTGATCAATGGAGCAATGATATGATTCGGCGTTATGGAGTCACTTTAAAAATACCTAAAAAGAACGCTAGTCCAAGATCAGAAGTTGCAGAGGAAATAAGCTCGGACAGTAAGCTTGTTAAAAAAATTGAACGCCTCTGTAAGTATGATCTGGAAGTATACAATCGAGTTCTTGATCGCATATATTAG